A single window of Thermodesulfobacteriota bacterium DNA harbors:
- a CDS encoding Trm112 family protein, which produces MTVKQALLDILACPKCKGDIRMDETGSWLICDACKLKYEVRDDIPIMLIEEAVPLDDAK; this is translated from the coding sequence ATGACCGTCAAACAGGCGCTTCTGGACATTCTGGCCTGCCCGAAATGCAAGGGCGACATCCGCATGGACGAAACCGGCAGTTGGCTGATCTGCGATGCCTGTAAGCTGAAGTATGAAGTCCGGGACGATATTCCCATCATGCTGATCGAGGAAGCCGTCCCGCTGGACGATGCAAAATGA